From the Gymnogyps californianus isolate 813 chromosome 2, ASM1813914v2, whole genome shotgun sequence genome, one window contains:
- the SPAG6 gene encoding sperm-associated antigen 6 isoform X2: MSQRQVLQVFEQYQRARTQFVQAVAELAARPQNIETLQNAGVMSLLRPLLLDVVPTIQQTAALALGRLANYNDDLAEAVVKGDILPQLMCSLSEQNRFYKKAAAFVLRAVGKHSPQLAQAIVQCGALEMLVICLEDFDPGVKEAASWALGYIARHNSELSQAVVDAGAVPLLVLCIQEPEIALKRIAASTLSDISKHSPELAQTVVDAGAIAHLAQMILNPDAKLKRQVLSALSQIAKHSVDLAELVVEAEIFPVVLTCLKDSDEYVKKNGATLIREIAKHTPELSQLIVNAGGVAAVIDCIGSCRGTVRLPGIMMLGYVAAHSENLSMAVIVSKGIPPLCACLIEEHEDHIKAAAAWALGQVGRHTPEHARAVAVANVLPTLLAMYMDTRSSEDLQMKTKKALKNILQKCTYLPALEPLLHDAPPNIMKHIVGQFSKVLPHDSKARRLFVTTGGLKKVQEIKAEPGSLLQEYINTINNCYPEEIVSASYLHQAGSIFSVPTATFSLPCSWRC, encoded by the exons ATGAGCCAGAGGCAGGTTCTGCAAG TTTTCGAGCAGTACCAGCGCGCCCGGACGCAGTTCGTGCAGGCGGTGGCCGAGCTCGCCGCTCGGCCGCAGAACATCGAGACCCTCCAGAACGCAG GTGTGATGTCTTTGCTGAGACCTCTTTTGCTGGATGTCGTCCCAACTATTCAACAGACTGCTGCTTTGGCTCTTGGGAGACTTGCCAATTATAACGATGACCTGGCAGAGGCAGTCGTGAAGGGAGACATTCTTCCACAGCTCATGTGTTCATTGTCTGAGCAGAAT CGTTTCTACAAGAAAGCAGCTGCATTTGTGCTAAGAGCAGTTGGTAAACATTCCCCACAGCTAGCTCAAGCAATAGTTCAGTGTGGAGCACTAGAAATGCTTGTGATTTGCTTGGAAGATTTTGACCCTGGAGTCAAAGAAGCCGCATCTTGGGCACTTGGGTATATTGCCCGACACAACTCAG AACTGTCACAAGCTGTGGTGGATGCAGGCGCTGTTCCTCTTTTAGTGCTCTGTATCCAGGAGCcagaaattgctttgaaaaggaTTGCTGCTTCAACTCTCAGTGATATTTCAAAGCATTCTCCAGAGTTAGCACAGACAGTAGTGGATGCAGGAGCTATCGCTCACTTAGCTCAGATGATCCTGAACCCTGATGCTAAACTGaag CGTCAGGTGCTGTCAGCTCTAAGCCAAATAGCAAAGCATTCAGTGGATCTTGCAGAGTTGGTGGTTGAAGCAGAAATTTTCCCAGTTGTGCTCACATGCCTGAAGGACTCAGATGAATATGTCAAGAAAAATGGTGCAACTTTAATTAGAGAGATAGCAAAGCATACGCCTGAG CTTTCACAGCTTATAGTAAATGCAGGTGGAGTTGCTGCTGTGATTGATTGTATTGGCAGCTGCAGAGGGACTGTCAGACTGCCTGGCATCATGATGCTTGGTTATGTAGCAGCTCATTCGGAGAACCTGTCAATGGCAGTGATTGTCTCCAAG GGAATACCACCACTGTGTGCCTGCTTGATAGAAGAACATGAAGATCATATTaaggcagcagctgcttggGCCTTGGGGCAGGTTGGAAGGCATACTCCTGAGCATGCACGTGCTGTTGCAGTAGCCAACGTGCTACCCACACTGCTTGCTATGTATATGGACACACGCAGTTCAGAAGATCTTCAAATGAAA ACTAAAAAAGCCTTAAAGAACATCCTTCAGAAATGCACGTATCTTCCAGCACTTGAACCATTGCTGCATGATGCTCCTCCCAATATTATGAAACATATTGTTGGGCAGTTTAGTAAG GTGTTACCACATGACAGTAAAGCACGTCGTCTCTTTGTAACAACTGGTGGACTTAAAAAGgttcaagaaataaaagcagaaccTGGGTCACTGCTTCAGGAATATATCAACACTATTAACAATTGCTATCCAGAGGAAATAGTAAG
- the SPAG6 gene encoding sperm-associated antigen 6 isoform X1, which yields MSQRQVLQVFEQYQRARTQFVQAVAELAARPQNIETLQNAGVMSLLRPLLLDVVPTIQQTAALALGRLANYNDDLAEAVVKGDILPQLMCSLSEQNRFYKKAAAFVLRAVGKHSPQLAQAIVQCGALEMLVICLEDFDPGVKEAASWALGYIARHNSELSQAVVDAGAVPLLVLCIQEPEIALKRIAASTLSDISKHSPELAQTVVDAGAIAHLAQMILNPDAKLKRQVLSALSQIAKHSVDLAELVVEAEIFPVVLTCLKDSDEYVKKNGATLIREIAKHTPELSQLIVNAGGVAAVIDCIGSCRGTVRLPGIMMLGYVAAHSENLSMAVIVSKGIPPLCACLIEEHEDHIKAAAAWALGQVGRHTPEHARAVAVANVLPTLLAMYMDTRSSEDLQMKTKKALKNILQKCTYLPALEPLLHDAPPNIMKHIVGQFSKVLPHDSKARRLFVTTGGLKKVQEIKAEPGSLLQEYINTINNCYPEEIVRYYSPGYSEILLERVENYHPVL from the exons ATGAGCCAGAGGCAGGTTCTGCAAG TTTTCGAGCAGTACCAGCGCGCCCGGACGCAGTTCGTGCAGGCGGTGGCCGAGCTCGCCGCTCGGCCGCAGAACATCGAGACCCTCCAGAACGCAG GTGTGATGTCTTTGCTGAGACCTCTTTTGCTGGATGTCGTCCCAACTATTCAACAGACTGCTGCTTTGGCTCTTGGGAGACTTGCCAATTATAACGATGACCTGGCAGAGGCAGTCGTGAAGGGAGACATTCTTCCACAGCTCATGTGTTCATTGTCTGAGCAGAAT CGTTTCTACAAGAAAGCAGCTGCATTTGTGCTAAGAGCAGTTGGTAAACATTCCCCACAGCTAGCTCAAGCAATAGTTCAGTGTGGAGCACTAGAAATGCTTGTGATTTGCTTGGAAGATTTTGACCCTGGAGTCAAAGAAGCCGCATCTTGGGCACTTGGGTATATTGCCCGACACAACTCAG AACTGTCACAAGCTGTGGTGGATGCAGGCGCTGTTCCTCTTTTAGTGCTCTGTATCCAGGAGCcagaaattgctttgaaaaggaTTGCTGCTTCAACTCTCAGTGATATTTCAAAGCATTCTCCAGAGTTAGCACAGACAGTAGTGGATGCAGGAGCTATCGCTCACTTAGCTCAGATGATCCTGAACCCTGATGCTAAACTGaag CGTCAGGTGCTGTCAGCTCTAAGCCAAATAGCAAAGCATTCAGTGGATCTTGCAGAGTTGGTGGTTGAAGCAGAAATTTTCCCAGTTGTGCTCACATGCCTGAAGGACTCAGATGAATATGTCAAGAAAAATGGTGCAACTTTAATTAGAGAGATAGCAAAGCATACGCCTGAG CTTTCACAGCTTATAGTAAATGCAGGTGGAGTTGCTGCTGTGATTGATTGTATTGGCAGCTGCAGAGGGACTGTCAGACTGCCTGGCATCATGATGCTTGGTTATGTAGCAGCTCATTCGGAGAACCTGTCAATGGCAGTGATTGTCTCCAAG GGAATACCACCACTGTGTGCCTGCTTGATAGAAGAACATGAAGATCATATTaaggcagcagctgcttggGCCTTGGGGCAGGTTGGAAGGCATACTCCTGAGCATGCACGTGCTGTTGCAGTAGCCAACGTGCTACCCACACTGCTTGCTATGTATATGGACACACGCAGTTCAGAAGATCTTCAAATGAAA ACTAAAAAAGCCTTAAAGAACATCCTTCAGAAATGCACGTATCTTCCAGCACTTGAACCATTGCTGCATGATGCTCCTCCCAATATTATGAAACATATTGTTGGGCAGTTTAGTAAG GTGTTACCACATGACAGTAAAGCACGTCGTCTCTTTGTAACAACTGGTGGACTTAAAAAGgttcaagaaataaaagcagaaccTGGGTCACTGCTTCAGGAATATATCAACACTATTAACAATTGCTATCCAGAGGAAATAGTAAG gtATTATTCCCCTGGATATTCTGAGATACTTCTGGAAAGGGTGGAAAATTACCATCCAGTTTTATaa
- the SPAG6 gene encoding sperm-associated antigen 6 isoform X3 — protein MSQRQVLQVFEQYQRARTQFVQAVAELAARPQNIETLQNAGVMSLLRPLLLDVVPTIQQTAALALGRLANYNDDLAEAVVKGDILPQLMCSLSEQNRFYKKAAAFVLRAVGKHSPQLAQAIVQCGALEMLVICLEDFDPGVKEAASWALGYIARHNSELSQAVVDAGAVPLLVLCIQEPEIALKRIAASTLSDISKHSPELAQTVVDAGAIAHLAQMILNPDAKLKRQVLSALSQIAKHSVDLAELVVEAEIFPVVLTCLKDSDEYVKKNGATLIREIAKHTPELSQLIVNAGGVAAVIDCIGSCRGTVRLPGIMMLGYVAAHSENLSMAVIVSKGIPPLCACLIEEHEDHIKAAAAWALGQVGRHTPEHARAVAVANVLPTLLAMYMDTRSSEDLQMKTKKALKNILQKCTYLPALEPLLHDAPPNIMKHIVGQFSKVLFPWIF, from the exons ATGAGCCAGAGGCAGGTTCTGCAAG TTTTCGAGCAGTACCAGCGCGCCCGGACGCAGTTCGTGCAGGCGGTGGCCGAGCTCGCCGCTCGGCCGCAGAACATCGAGACCCTCCAGAACGCAG GTGTGATGTCTTTGCTGAGACCTCTTTTGCTGGATGTCGTCCCAACTATTCAACAGACTGCTGCTTTGGCTCTTGGGAGACTTGCCAATTATAACGATGACCTGGCAGAGGCAGTCGTGAAGGGAGACATTCTTCCACAGCTCATGTGTTCATTGTCTGAGCAGAAT CGTTTCTACAAGAAAGCAGCTGCATTTGTGCTAAGAGCAGTTGGTAAACATTCCCCACAGCTAGCTCAAGCAATAGTTCAGTGTGGAGCACTAGAAATGCTTGTGATTTGCTTGGAAGATTTTGACCCTGGAGTCAAAGAAGCCGCATCTTGGGCACTTGGGTATATTGCCCGACACAACTCAG AACTGTCACAAGCTGTGGTGGATGCAGGCGCTGTTCCTCTTTTAGTGCTCTGTATCCAGGAGCcagaaattgctttgaaaaggaTTGCTGCTTCAACTCTCAGTGATATTTCAAAGCATTCTCCAGAGTTAGCACAGACAGTAGTGGATGCAGGAGCTATCGCTCACTTAGCTCAGATGATCCTGAACCCTGATGCTAAACTGaag CGTCAGGTGCTGTCAGCTCTAAGCCAAATAGCAAAGCATTCAGTGGATCTTGCAGAGTTGGTGGTTGAAGCAGAAATTTTCCCAGTTGTGCTCACATGCCTGAAGGACTCAGATGAATATGTCAAGAAAAATGGTGCAACTTTAATTAGAGAGATAGCAAAGCATACGCCTGAG CTTTCACAGCTTATAGTAAATGCAGGTGGAGTTGCTGCTGTGATTGATTGTATTGGCAGCTGCAGAGGGACTGTCAGACTGCCTGGCATCATGATGCTTGGTTATGTAGCAGCTCATTCGGAGAACCTGTCAATGGCAGTGATTGTCTCCAAG GGAATACCACCACTGTGTGCCTGCTTGATAGAAGAACATGAAGATCATATTaaggcagcagctgcttggGCCTTGGGGCAGGTTGGAAGGCATACTCCTGAGCATGCACGTGCTGTTGCAGTAGCCAACGTGCTACCCACACTGCTTGCTATGTATATGGACACACGCAGTTCAGAAGATCTTCAAATGAAA ACTAAAAAAGCCTTAAAGAACATCCTTCAGAAATGCACGTATCTTCCAGCACTTGAACCATTGCTGCATGATGCTCCTCCCAATATTATGAAACATATTGTTGGGCAGTTTAGTAAG gtATTATTCCCCTGGATATTCTGA